One genomic segment of Hevea brasiliensis isolate MT/VB/25A 57/8 chromosome 3, ASM3005281v1, whole genome shotgun sequence includes these proteins:
- the LOC110655432 gene encoding uncharacterized protein LOC110655432 has protein sequence MERKSGSMKQKAVCCYDESDSEEDRGGLGGISLEKLSLGPKKKLLVIAPGVLCHRVRVFSKEKPKNCTPDATYGTIQVYKRPHCEDFLKFCFERFEVGIWSTTIEKNLNNTLECVMGRLKSKLLFVWGQEHCTDTGFKSLENSNKPMFLKELEKLWEKINNSRRKQYSLSNTLVIDDKPYKALLNPPNTAIFLHEYKAGEANDNVLGPKGEFRLFLDGLTEADDVPTYVKKNLLGIGQPAIGPSHPDWRYCSKIISFWQGVRKD, from the exons ATGGAAAGAAAGAGTGGAAGCATGAAGCAGAAGGCTGTGTGTTGCTATGATGAAAGCGATAGTGAAGAAGATAGAGGAGGATTGGGTGGAATTTCACTAGAGAAGCTGAGTCTTGGCCCAAAGAAGAAACTTCTTGTGATTGCCCCAGGAGTTCTATGTCATAGGGTCAGGGTATTCAGTAAAGAAAAGCCTAAAAATTGCACTCCAGATGCAACTTATGGAACCATTCAAG TTTACAAGAGACCCCACTGTGAAGActtcttgaaattttgttttgAAAGATTTGAAGTGGGAATCTGGTCTACTACGATTGA GAAGAACTTGAATAATACCCTGGAATGTGTGATGGGAAGATTGAAAAGCAAGCTTTTGTTTGTTTGG GGCCAAGAGCATTGTACTGATACAGGATTTAAGTCCTTGGAGAACAGTAACAAGCCAATGTTTTTGAAGGAATTGGAGAAACTCTGGGAGAAAATTAATAACTCACGCAGGAAGCAATATTCTTTATCAAACACTTTAGTGATTGACGATAAGCCTTATAAGGCACTTCTGAATCCTCCAAATACTGCTATTTTCCTTCATGAATACAAGGCTGGCGAAGCAAATGATAATGTTTTAG GTCCAAAAGGCGAGTTTCGGCTATTCTTGGATGGCCTAACAGAAGCAGATGATGTTCCTACGTATGTGAAGAAGAACCTCCTTGGAATTGGACAACCTGCTATTGGCCCTAGTCATCCTGATTGGCGTTACTGCTCCAAGATTATTTCGTTTTGGCAAGGAGTAAGGAAAGATTAG
- the LOC110660297 gene encoding uncharacterized protein LOC110660297 — protein sequence MKPIDDKKDKMVTRAVPRYEEGKKRVEKTELKTDNIDTIKYVGKKLIDKGLLRMERHPVDGLGAIGKPPPKSGHGGKYTWEGPDDMAENELEAAPPAIDEKDPNYVDEEEEKKIVKEEESDELVVGEVEVVATQAKDVARVEVDPHLKL from the coding sequence atgaaacccATCGACGACAAGAAGGACAAAATGGTAACAAGGGCAGTGCCCCGATATGAAGAAGGGAAGAAAAGAGTTGAGAAGACAGAGCTTAAAACCGACAACATCGATACCATTAAGTATGTGGGAAAAAAGCTCATCGACAAGGGGCTGCTGCGCATGGAAAGGCACCCAGTTGATGGGTTAGGCGCGATCGGAAAACCGCCGCCGAAGTCAGGACACGGCGGGAAGTACACGTGGGAAGGACCCGATGACATGGCGGAGAACGAGCTGGAAGCTGCGCCACCGGCGATTGATGAGAAGGATCCGAACTATGTAGATGAGGAGGAGGAAAAGAAGAttgtgaaagaagaagagagtgaTGAGTTGGTTGTTGGCGAGGTGGAGGTAGTAGCTACGCAGGCAAAAGATGTAGCTAGAGTTGAGGTTGATCCTCACTTGAAGCTTTGA